The Ahaetulla prasina isolate Xishuangbanna chromosome 3, ASM2864084v1, whole genome shotgun sequence genome window below encodes:
- the LOC131194175 gene encoding mas-related G-protein coupled receptor member H-like, which produces MNEEYLEYNATGVFDKYQRSKYFEIIIFIICSIGVPLNGIVIWLLGFQIKRNPFTIMILNLAIADFGFLAIWEIVCSCSFIQFIHFIPFGIPFIILNYLSYTLYINGLFLLTAISIDRCVAVLFPIWHRCSRPKHLSPVVCIPLNVYISLGGSLNSSVNPIIYYLVGRKKRAQTRESIKVVFERVFKEDEAPESTEKSTNRVSTPL; this is translated from the exons ATGAATGAAGAGTATTTGGAATATAATGCTACCGGTGTTTTCGACAAATACCAAAGGTCCaaatattttgaaatcatcaTATTCATCATCTGTTCTATTGGAGTCCCCTTAAACGGAATTGTTATCTGGCTACTTGGATTCCAAATTAAGAGAAACCCTTTCACCATAATGATTCTTAATTTAGCAATTGCTGACTTTGGGTTTCTCGCAATTTGGGAAATAGTTTGCAGTTGTTCTTTTAtacaatttatacattttataccaTTTGGAATTCCCTTTATAATCCTCAATTATCTTTCCTACACCTTGTATATCAATGGTCTCTTTCTTCTGACAGCCATCAGCATCGACCGGTGTGTGGCTGTCCTCTTCCCAATCTGGCATCGCTGTTCCCGGCCAAAACATTTGTCCCCTGTTGTGT GTATTCCGCTGAATGTGTACATATCTTTGGGTGGTTCCCTAAACAGCAGTGTTAACCCAATAATCTATTATCTAGTTGGGAGAAAGAAACGAGCTCAGACCAGGGAGAGCATCAAAGTCGTTTTTGAAAGAGTCTTCAAGGAAGATGAAGCTCCTGAAAGCACAGAAAAATCTACAAATAGAGTTTCAACCCCTctgtaa
- the LOC131194176 gene encoding mas-related G-protein coupled receptor member H-like, with protein MSVYMIIYIIVFIICSIGIPLNGIVIWLLGFQIKRNPFMVLILNLAIADFGFLAILEIICICYFIHYIHSIHFIYLQILLNILLFFSCTLYISGLFLLTAISIDRCVAVLFPIWHRCSRPKHLSPVVCALIWICSFLLGGIMNILVSVFNYYGFSNLHLVVTAVLCLPLITISTLILFVKICIKPKQIKRGRLLVMISITLLCFLIFSLPLNIYGLYGHFVYDSYSFQDISLNVCLPLGGSLNSSVNPIIYYLVGRKK; from the coding sequence ATGTCTGTTTATATGATCATATACATTATTGTATTCATCATCTGCTCTATTGGAATCCCCTTAAATGGAATAGTTATCTGGCTACTTGGATTCCAAATTAAGAGAAACCCTTTCATGGTATTGATTCTTAATTTAGCAATTGCTGATTTTGGGTTTCTTGcaattttggaaataatttgcatttgttattttatacattatatacattctatacattttatatatttacaaattcTCTTGAAtatcctcctctttttttcctgcaCCTTGTATATCAGTGGTCTCTTTCTTCTGACAGCCATCAGCATCGACCGGTGTGTGGCTGTCCTCTTCCCAATCTGGCATCGCTGTTCCCGGCCAAAACATTTGTCCCCTGTTGTGTGTGCCCTTATCTGGATCTGCTCTTTCCTCTTGGGTGGAATTATGAACATTCTGGTTTCTGTATTTAATTATTATGGCTTCTCAAATCTCCATTTGGTTGTGACTGCTGTGCTTTGCCTTCCATTGATTACAATCTCTACTCTGATCCTATTTGTCAAAATATGTATTAAACCTAAACAGATCAAACGTGGACGACTGTTAGTGATGATCTCGATTACTCTTCTCTGTTTCCTTATTTTTAGTCTTCCATTAAATATTTACGGTTTATATGGTCATTTTGTTTACGATAGTTATTCTTTTCAAGATATTTCACTGAATGTGTGCCTACCTTTGGGTGGTTCCCTAAACAGCAGTGTTAACCCAATAATCTATTATCTGGTTGGGAGAAAGAAATGA